A DNA window from Chryseobacterium sp. MEBOG06 contains the following coding sequences:
- the yaaA gene encoding peroxide stress protein YaaA, giving the protein MKIITSPAKLMNVENTTDLLKPTTPKFIEEAAFIQTYLKEKSPKYLSELMEISAKLADENWERNQRWKSKPTAKESTPAMFAFTGEVYRGLDAKTLNKEAVDYLQKNYRMLSGLYGLLKPSDKVMLYRLEMGRPFKFDTYKNLYEFWREKITEQLNSEMKKGEVLLHLASNEYGKVIDRKKLNHTVIDFDFYELKEGKLKTIVVYTKHARGLVVRFCAETNAQTLDDVKAFNYEGYRIDDEKSTDTKLVFTR; this is encoded by the coding sequence ATGAAAATTATAACGTCTCCTGCGAAATTAATGAACGTAGAAAACACCACTGATCTGTTGAAACCTACGACTCCAAAATTCATTGAAGAAGCAGCATTTATACAAACTTATTTAAAAGAAAAATCGCCTAAATATCTTTCCGAATTAATGGAAATATCAGCAAAACTGGCTGATGAAAACTGGGAAAGAAACCAAAGATGGAAATCAAAACCTACGGCTAAAGAATCTACACCGGCAATGTTTGCTTTTACAGGAGAGGTCTACAGAGGACTTGATGCTAAAACTCTGAATAAAGAGGCTGTAGATTATCTGCAAAAAAATTACAGGATGCTATCGGGATTATACGGTCTGCTGAAGCCTTCTGATAAAGTGATGCTTTACAGACTGGAAATGGGGCGCCCATTTAAATTTGATACGTATAAAAATTTATATGAATTCTGGAGAGAAAAAATAACCGAACAGCTTAATTCTGAAATGAAAAAAGGAGAAGTCCTGCTTCATCTTGCGAGTAATGAGTACGGAAAAGTAATCGACAGAAAAAAGCTTAATCATACCGTTATTGATTTTGATTTTTATGAATTAAAAGAAGGAAAACTGAAAACGATTGTAGTGTATACCAAGCACGCAAGAGGTCTTGTAGTGAGATTCTGTGCAGAGACCAATGCCCAGACACTGGACGATGTAAAGGCATTCAACTATGAAGGCTATAGAATTGATGATGAAAAATCTACAGATACAAAACTGGTTTTCACAAGATAA
- a CDS encoding rhomboid family intramembrane serine protease — protein MDIVVLITIAATCIFSYMGFNNIALFEKYKFNVGAITNRKEYVRLISSAFLHADFMHLFFNMLSLYFFQGVVISFFGETGFLIIYFGAMILGNLFSLQIYKKQPWYSAIGASGAVSGIIFASIAMAPNEISVNFLPGWLFGTLYFGYSVYMMLNPKQWDNLGHAAHLGGAFFGLIYSIAMHPQQAISNMLFLGIMSLPLVYLGYQIFIRKRIG, from the coding sequence ATGGATATAGTTGTTTTAATTACTATAGCAGCCACGTGTATTTTTAGTTACATGGGGTTCAATAATATAGCATTATTTGAAAAATATAAATTCAACGTTGGGGCAATTACCAACCGAAAAGAATATGTAAGACTTATCAGTTCTGCATTTTTACATGCAGACTTTATGCATTTGTTTTTCAATATGCTTTCCCTGTACTTTTTTCAGGGAGTGGTTATCAGCTTTTTTGGAGAAACAGGCTTTTTGATTATTTATTTCGGGGCCATGATCCTGGGGAATTTATTTAGCTTACAGATTTATAAAAAACAACCTTGGTATTCTGCAATAGGAGCATCCGGTGCGGTTTCAGGAATCATTTTTGCATCCATAGCAATGGCACCCAATGAAATCAGTGTTAACTTTTTGCCGGGATGGCTGTTTGGAACACTCTATTTCGGATACTCCGTATACATGATGCTGAATCCGAAGCAATGGGATAATCTTGGCCATGCTGCTCACCTCGGAGGAGCCTTTTTCGGACTGATTTATTCTATCGCCATGCATCCGCAGCAGGCTATAAGCAATATGCTCTTCCTGGGGATAATGTCGCTTCCGCTGGTCTATCTGGGATACCAGATTTTTATCCGGAAACGAATAGGATAA
- the prmC gene encoding peptide chain release factor N(5)-glutamine methyltransferase, which produces MTVTAYKKHFKTELSDLYTESESAFLSSLFIHKIVGLDQFQQRKFSDQELLTDDEKQLINLIDELKTGKPYQQILGETEFYGMTFFVDENVLIPRPETEELLEFAIQEIKKLKRQDIKILDIGTGSGVIPLVLKKHFPAAQVSSVDFSEKALKTARKNADYHSMEVNFIHADYLNFELTESYDIIISNPPYIGIEEEIEIADSVKEFEPKMALFSPTSDTLIFYRKISEDAKKHLNADGLLFLEINQKLGPETLELYQYFSDAQLLKDLSENDRFIFGRK; this is translated from the coding sequence ATGACGGTTACAGCATATAAAAAACATTTCAAAACAGAACTTTCCGACCTTTATACTGAGTCGGAAAGCGCTTTTCTGTCCTCTCTGTTTATCCATAAGATCGTAGGCCTAGATCAGTTTCAACAAAGAAAATTTTCTGATCAGGAACTTTTAACCGATGATGAAAAACAACTGATTAACCTGATTGATGAGCTAAAGACCGGAAAGCCTTACCAGCAAATTCTGGGTGAGACTGAATTCTACGGCATGACATTTTTTGTAGATGAAAATGTCCTCATTCCCCGTCCGGAAACGGAAGAACTACTTGAATTTGCCATTCAGGAAATTAAAAAGTTAAAAAGACAGGATATAAAGATTCTGGATATAGGAACCGGAAGTGGTGTGATTCCTCTGGTTTTAAAGAAACATTTTCCCGCCGCTCAGGTTTCTTCGGTTGATTTTTCAGAAAAAGCATTGAAAACAGCCCGTAAAAATGCTGACTACCACTCAATGGAAGTCAACTTTATTCATGCTGATTATCTCAATTTTGAACTGACAGAAAGTTATGATATTATCATTTCAAATCCACCTTATATAGGAATAGAGGAAGAAATTGAGATTGCCGACTCGGTAAAAGAATTTGAACCTAAAATGGCTCTTTTCTCTCCTACTTCCGATACTTTGATCTTTTACAGAAAGATTTCAGAAGATGCTAAAAAGCATCTGAATGCTGATGGGCTTTTGTTTTTAGAAATCAATCAAAAACTGGGACCAGAAACCCTGGAACTTTATCAGTATTTTTCTGATGCCCAATTATTAAAGGATCTATCGGAGAATGACCGGTTTATTTTTGGAAGGAAATAA
- a CDS encoding DUF4180 domain-containing protein has translation MIIKSHTINDIKIAEVISDEMLIQSPEDGLDLMGNIYYQGYDKVILYEKNLTPEFFDLKTKIAGEILQKFSNYRIGLVIIGNFSKYESKSIKEFIFESNKMKHVNFVETLEKALVNFSN, from the coding sequence ATGATTATCAAATCGCACACCATCAATGATATCAAAATAGCCGAAGTTATTTCTGATGAAATGCTTATTCAGTCGCCGGAGGACGGATTGGATCTTATGGGAAATATCTATTACCAGGGCTATGATAAGGTAATTCTTTATGAAAAAAACCTCACTCCAGAATTTTTTGATTTAAAAACTAAAATAGCAGGAGAAATTCTTCAAAAATTCTCAAACTATCGTATCGGTCTGGTTATTATAGGTAATTTCAGTAAATACGAAAGTAAAAGTATAAAGGAGTTTATTTTTGAAAGTAATAAAATGAAACATGTTAATTTTGTAGAAACCTTAGAAAAAGCTTTGGTAAATTTTTCAAATTAA
- a CDS encoding helix-turn-helix domain-containing protein: protein MNTSELNSFIVILIYGSLVLLSLLKLANPLKVNRKANFWFGLFLFLWSTFWIDEILFLITHSVVEFHSLFLVRFIQFLTPVFFYFSVLFYTNPSFRFKITDLKFLLFPAGFLICLTASALGYTTPFEYLSIMLILIQALFYTGLSYITIKKHKKKIQQFSSNTEGINLNWLEYIILVLLLVNITYIIYNLFYDPKSLNFFINTVFLGVIYFVGYYSLKQKEIYPLEEKQREELISINENPDSEEIKRKLISDEELFRIKTLLEALMSIQKPYLDSELNLIKLAETVSVSSHHLSYVINTGFGKNFFQYVNEFRVEYAKKLLKENDSRLSILGIAYESGFNSKTSFNTTFKKLTGQTPSEFKRISSGL, encoded by the coding sequence ATGAACACATCAGAGTTAAATAGTTTCATCGTGATACTTATCTATGGTTCATTGGTTTTGCTTTCTCTGCTCAAGCTGGCCAATCCTTTAAAGGTAAACAGAAAAGCCAATTTCTGGTTTGGTCTTTTCCTCTTTCTGTGGTCCACTTTCTGGATAGATGAAATACTGTTTTTAATTACACATTCCGTAGTAGAGTTCCATTCCCTGTTTCTGGTTCGCTTTATTCAGTTTCTGACTCCGGTTTTCTTTTATTTCAGTGTCTTATTTTATACCAACCCTTCTTTTAGGTTTAAAATTACAGATCTTAAATTTCTGCTTTTTCCTGCAGGCTTTCTTATATGTCTTACAGCTTCTGCTTTAGGATATACAACTCCTTTTGAATATTTGAGCATTATGCTTATTCTGATTCAGGCACTGTTTTATACAGGCTTATCTTATATTACGATCAAAAAGCATAAAAAGAAGATTCAGCAGTTTTCTTCGAACACAGAAGGAATTAATCTGAACTGGCTGGAGTACATTATTCTGGTCCTTCTTCTGGTGAATATTACCTACATTATTTACAATCTATTTTATGATCCCAAGTCCTTGAACTTCTTTATCAACACTGTCTTTTTAGGAGTCATTTACTTTGTAGGATATTATTCTCTTAAGCAAAAAGAAATCTATCCTTTAGAAGAGAAACAGCGCGAAGAACTGATCTCTATTAATGAAAATCCGGATTCGGAAGAAATCAAAAGAAAGTTGATTTCAGATGAAGAATTATTCAGGATCAAAACATTGCTGGAAGCACTTATGAGTATCCAAAAACCCTATCTTGACAGTGAACTGAACCTTATTAAACTTGCAGAAACAGTGTCCGTTTCCAGTCATCATCTTTCCTATGTAATCAATACAGGTTTTGGTAAGAATTTCTTCCAGTATGTCAATGAATTCAGAGTGGAATATGCCAAAAAGCTTCTGAAAGAAAATGACAGCAGATTGTCTATTCTGGGGATTGCCTATGAGTCAGGATTCAACTCCAAGACATCCTTTAATACAACCTTCAAAAAATTGACGGGTCAAACTCCTTCTGAGTTTAAAAGAATAAGTTCCGGATTATAA
- a CDS encoding L-threonylcarbamoyladenylate synthase, with product MAKILKIYPDNPQENLVNEVIKTLNNGGLIIYPSDTIYALGCNIFDIKAMEKLAQLKKMKLEKAKFSIICNDLSHLSDFSRPIDTSVFRFLKSHLPGPFTFILEANKSLPLAYKGHKTIGIRVPDHPIPQLIVEKLGHPIASTSIRDDDEIIEYSTDPELIAEKYDHLVDIVIDSGYGDNIASTIVDLTSGEPEIIRQGKGII from the coding sequence ATGGCAAAGATATTAAAAATTTACCCGGACAACCCACAGGAAAATCTTGTGAATGAGGTTATTAAAACTTTAAATAACGGCGGACTGATTATCTATCCTTCGGATACAATTTATGCCTTAGGCTGTAACATTTTTGATATAAAAGCTATGGAAAAACTGGCTCAATTGAAAAAAATGAAACTGGAAAAGGCAAAATTCTCAATAATCTGTAATGATTTAAGCCATCTTTCTGACTTCTCAAGACCTATTGATACTTCAGTCTTCAGGTTTTTGAAAAGCCATCTTCCAGGGCCCTTCACTTTTATTCTTGAAGCCAACAAAAGTTTACCATTAGCCTATAAAGGACATAAAACAATTGGTATCCGTGTTCCGGATCACCCGATTCCTCAGCTTATTGTAGAGAAATTAGGACATCCTATTGCTTCAACCTCCATCAGAGATGATGATGAAATCATTGAATATTCTACAGACCCGGAACTGATCGCTGAGAAATATGACCATCTTGTAGATATTGTTATTGATTCAGGATACGGTGATAATATAGCTTCTACTATTGTGGATCTAACCTCGGGAGAACCTGAAATAATCCGTCAGGGAAAAGGAATTATTTAA
- a CDS encoding NAD-dependent epimerase/dehydratase family protein, translating into MKKIFVTGATGLLGTNVVIKLLKDDYSVIALVRKKSSWLGEENENLKLIEGDLFSDLSFYLEKVYCVIHIAAETRQHLLFYQDYKKVNVDAVQNLSIQAEKSGVQKFIFISSANTLGYGCRRHPGNEQEYQKYPFTRSLYAQSKLEAENYLLQTCNNMEIIILNPTFMIGAYDSKPSSGKIIFWTWKKKLVFYPKGGKNFVHAGDAANGVIKAVEIGKSGEKYLLANENLSYRDFFRKVNIITHQNPLMIPIPNTILNVLGLVGEVLRKLNIKTNLSISNMKALQVHNYYTNRKSVEELKLKYQSIDKAIKDAVEYFKRIE; encoded by the coding sequence ATGAAAAAAATTTTTGTAACCGGAGCTACAGGACTTCTGGGAACCAATGTCGTTATTAAACTGTTAAAAGATGATTATTCTGTTATTGCTCTGGTGCGTAAGAAAAGCAGCTGGCTGGGTGAAGAAAATGAAAACCTGAAACTGATAGAGGGAGATCTTTTCTCAGATCTGTCATTCTATTTAGAAAAAGTGTATTGTGTGATTCACATTGCCGCAGAAACCCGGCAGCATCTTTTGTTTTACCAGGACTATAAGAAGGTAAATGTGGATGCTGTACAGAATTTATCCATACAGGCTGAGAAATCCGGTGTACAGAAATTTATTTTTATAAGCTCGGCAAATACGTTAGGATATGGATGCAGAAGGCATCCCGGAAATGAACAGGAATACCAAAAATATCCCTTTACCCGATCCTTGTATGCCCAAAGTAAACTGGAAGCAGAAAACTACCTTTTACAGACCTGTAATAACATGGAAATAATCATCCTGAATCCTACCTTTATGATTGGAGCTTACGACAGCAAACCGAGTTCCGGGAAAATTATATTCTGGACGTGGAAGAAGAAATTGGTGTTCTACCCGAAAGGAGGTAAAAATTTTGTGCATGCTGGAGATGCTGCCAATGGAGTAATAAAAGCGGTTGAAATAGGGAAAAGTGGCGAGAAATACCTTTTAGCTAATGAAAATCTAAGTTATCGGGATTTTTTCAGGAAGGTGAATATCATTACCCATCAAAATCCGCTTATGATTCCTATTCCCAACACAATACTTAATGTTCTGGGATTAGTAGGAGAGGTTTTAAGAAAGTTGAATATAAAAACAAATCTGAGTATTTCAAATATGAAAGCACTTCAGGTCCATAATTATTATACCAACCGGAAATCAGTAGAAGAGCTTAAATTAAAGTACCAATCAATAGATAAGGCAATAAAAGATGCTGTTGAATACTTTAAGCGTATTGAATAG
- a CDS encoding CPBP family intramembrane glutamic endopeptidase, giving the protein MGNMASNGKYSVGILLTFVLLAAAMLYIFPVINMITGIKGITAVSFFLTRIAIWIILLITFLYTYCIEKGSFLLKEEKKYPIAFYIKAIIGLYFICLIGGGCINVVLHLLIQENMSDKLSQLSSIFKNNYFLIIFTCFTAGAVEEFLMRGYIQPRIEKIYNSPLLGVLVSAILFGILHSTYGTIGQVIVPFFIGIVFALFYKAYSNIKILIICHFMIDFVSLMMMNFIDIKHLSVF; this is encoded by the coding sequence ATGGGAAATATGGCGAGTAATGGGAAATATTCTGTAGGGATTTTACTGACTTTTGTACTTTTAGCTGCAGCAATGCTTTATATTTTCCCTGTGATCAATATGATTACAGGAATAAAGGGTATTACAGCAGTCAGTTTTTTTCTCACCAGAATTGCAATATGGATTATTCTACTTATTACATTTTTATACACCTATTGTATTGAGAAAGGCTCTTTTTTGCTTAAAGAAGAAAAGAAATATCCTATAGCATTCTATATAAAAGCTATCATTGGCTTATATTTTATCTGTCTTATAGGCGGAGGATGTATTAATGTGGTACTTCATCTTTTGATTCAGGAAAATATGAGTGATAAGCTTTCTCAGCTCTCATCAATTTTTAAGAATAATTATTTTTTAATTATTTTTACATGCTTTACAGCGGGTGCTGTAGAAGAGTTTCTGATGCGCGGCTATATACAGCCCAGGATTGAAAAGATATACAACAGTCCGCTTTTAGGAGTCCTTGTCTCAGCCATTTTGTTTGGAATTCTTCACAGTACTTACGGAACCATAGGCCAGGTGATTGTCCCTTTCTTTATTGGAATCGTTTTTGCGCTGTTTTATAAAGCGTATTCAAACATTAAAATTCTGATCATCTGCCATTTTATGATTGACTTTGTGTCTCTCATGATGATGAATTTTATTGATATTAAACATTTATCTGTATTTTAA
- a CDS encoding SDR family NAD(P)-dependent oxidoreductase, with protein sequence MDSKKSYAVVTGASQGLGKAFAENLAMKNFNLILVSLPNQNLKELSQELEKNYPIKVHYYETDLSIHENVMKLTEWLNQSFDIHILINNAGLGGTKKFTEATSDYINMILQVNVTATSLITHQLLPNLLRQPEAYILNVSSMAAFSPIGFKTVYPASKSFIHSFSRGLHEELKDTNVFVSVVNPGAMKTNADVCKRIEKQGIMGRLTLLNPDKVASYCIHQLFKKDSVIMVNPISWLVMKIIPIWIKLPLMTQAIKREIEA encoded by the coding sequence ATGGATTCTAAAAAATCATATGCTGTGGTCACGGGAGCAAGTCAGGGATTGGGAAAAGCTTTTGCTGAAAACCTGGCCATGAAAAATTTCAATCTTATTTTGGTAAGCCTTCCAAACCAAAACCTGAAAGAACTTTCACAGGAGCTTGAAAAAAATTACCCTATCAAAGTTCATTATTACGAAACGGACCTTTCAATCCATGAAAATGTAATGAAACTTACGGAGTGGCTTAATCAGTCTTTTGACATTCATATTCTAATCAATAATGCCGGCCTGGGAGGAACCAAAAAATTCACAGAGGCAACATCAGATTATATCAATATGATTCTTCAGGTGAATGTAACGGCTACTTCACTCATTACACATCAGCTTCTTCCTAATCTTTTAAGACAGCCTGAAGCTTACATCTTAAACGTATCCAGTATGGCAGCTTTTTCTCCAATTGGTTTTAAAACAGTATATCCGGCATCCAAATCCTTTATTCATTCATTCTCCAGAGGGCTGCATGAAGAATTAAAAGATACAAATGTCTTTGTAAGTGTAGTGAATCCCGGAGCGATGAAAACTAATGCAGATGTTTGTAAAAGAATTGAAAAACAAGGAATAATGGGAAGGCTGACTCTTTTGAATCCGGATAAAGTAGCTTCTTACTGTATACATCAGCTATTTAAAAAAGATTCCGTAATTATGGTTAACCCAATAAGCTGGCTCGTGATGAAAATAATACCCATATGGATAAAGCTCCCATTGATGACCCAGGCGATAAAAAGAGAAATTGAAGCATGA